Proteins from one Streptomyces genisteinicus genomic window:
- a CDS encoding SDR family oxidoreductase gives MRIVIAGGHGQIALRLERLLSAAGHEVAGIIRRPEQGDALRAAGAEPVLLDLESASVEEVAAALRGAGAVVFAAGAGPGSGTGRKDTVDRGAAVLFADAAEQAGVRRFVMISSMGADSAHEGDEVFDVYLRAKGAADDHVRGRSALDWTVLRPGMLTDDAGTGLVRLEASTGRGPVPRDDVAAVLAEMVESTATAGLTLELVSGSVPVSVAVKDVAGN, from the coding sequence ATGCGCATCGTCATCGCTGGTGGACACGGTCAGATCGCCCTCCGACTCGAACGGCTGCTCTCCGCCGCGGGCCACGAGGTCGCGGGCATCATCCGCAGACCGGAACAGGGCGACGCCCTGAGGGCGGCGGGTGCCGAACCGGTGCTCCTGGACCTGGAGAGCGCGTCCGTGGAGGAGGTGGCGGCGGCGCTCCGGGGCGCCGGCGCCGTCGTCTTCGCCGCGGGTGCCGGCCCGGGCAGCGGGACCGGCCGCAAGGACACGGTGGACCGCGGCGCGGCCGTGCTCTTCGCCGACGCGGCCGAACAGGCCGGTGTGCGGCGCTTCGTCATGATCTCGTCGATGGGCGCGGACTCCGCGCACGAGGGCGACGAGGTCTTCGACGTGTACCTGCGGGCCAAGGGCGCCGCCGACGACCACGTGCGCGGCAGGAGCGCGCTCGACTGGACCGTCCTGCGGCCCGGGATGCTCACCGACGACGCCGGCACCGGCCTGGTGCGGCTGGAGGCGTCGACGGGGCGCGGCCCGGTGCCCCGCGACGACGTCGCGGCGGTGCTCGCGGAGATGGTCGAGTCCACCGCCACCGCGGGCCTCACCCTCGAACTCGTCTCCGGTTCCGTGCCGGTGTCGGTGGCCGTGAAGGACGTCGCCGGCAACTGA
- a CDS encoding amidohydrolase family protein, which yields MPDSQPQPSDGATADSGTLLLCGARLTDGRTVDVRLGGGRIEAVGTAGSLPPHSARIDLTGHLLLPAPAEPHAHGDTALSAETPGPVSYAPADVQRRATEAALLQLGHGATAMRCHVRIGDVQGLGTLEAVLGARRALRGLAELTAVAAPRLLTGVAGADGVAVLRDAMKMGAGVVGGCPDADPDPTGYTERVLQIAAEHGCPVDLHTHGDDPARLARLAAMAGGMRPGVTIGPCAGLARLPRDVAARAADRLAAAGVQVVSLPQGGCAGVEHRGNAPVRLLRAAGVRVAAGSGALRDTVCNPAGRGDPLEAAYLLASQAGMRPGDAYDCVAGAARQVMGLPEVRVEAGFPAELLAVRGTRLDGVLSLAYSRIVIHRGRVVARTSAVREYCDSAAAVAPELPRQQRPDPGP from the coding sequence ATGCCCGACAGCCAGCCGCAGCCCTCCGACGGCGCGACCGCGGACTCCGGCACCCTGCTGCTGTGCGGCGCCCGTCTCACCGACGGCCGCACCGTCGACGTACGGCTCGGCGGCGGCCGCATCGAGGCGGTCGGCACCGCGGGGAGCCTGCCGCCGCACTCCGCGCGCATCGACCTCACCGGCCATCTGCTCCTGCCCGCCCCCGCCGAGCCCCACGCGCACGGCGACACCGCGCTCAGCGCCGAGACCCCGGGGCCGGTCTCCTACGCCCCCGCCGACGTGCAGCGCCGCGCCACCGAGGCCGCGCTCCTCCAACTCGGCCACGGCGCCACCGCGATGCGCTGCCATGTGCGGATCGGCGACGTGCAGGGGCTCGGCACCCTGGAGGCCGTGCTCGGGGCGCGGCGCGCGCTGCGCGGCCTCGCCGAGCTGACCGCCGTCGCCGCTCCCAGGCTGCTGACCGGCGTGGCGGGCGCCGACGGGGTCGCCGTCCTGCGGGACGCGATGAAGATGGGCGCCGGCGTGGTCGGCGGCTGCCCGGACGCCGACCCCGACCCCACCGGCTACACCGAACGCGTCCTGCAGATCGCCGCGGAGCACGGCTGCCCGGTCGACCTCCACACCCACGGCGACGACCCCGCGCGCCTGGCCCGCCTCGCCGCGATGGCCGGGGGGATGCGCCCCGGCGTGACCATCGGCCCCTGCGCCGGTCTCGCGCGCCTGCCGCGCGACGTCGCGGCCCGGGCCGCCGACCGGCTCGCGGCGGCCGGTGTCCAGGTCGTCTCGCTTCCGCAGGGCGGCTGCGCCGGCGTGGAGCACCGGGGGAACGCCCCGGTGCGCCTGCTGCGCGCCGCCGGCGTGCGGGTCGCCGCGGGCAGCGGCGCCCTGCGGGACACCGTGTGCAACCCGGCGGGCCGCGGCGACCCGCTGGAGGCCGCCTATCTCCTCGCCTCCCAGGCCGGGATGCGCCCCGGGGACGCCTACGACTGCGTGGCGGGCGCGGCCCGGCAGGTGATGGGCCTGCCCGAGGTACGGGTCGAGGCCGGATTCCCTGCGGAGCTGCTGGCCGTGCGGGGCACCCGCCTCGACGGCGTGCTGTCCCTCGCGTACAGCCGGATCGTGATCCACCGGGGCCGGGTGGTGGCGCGGACGAGCGCGGTGCGCGAGTACTGCGACTCGGCCGCCGCGGTCGCGCCCGAACTCCCCCGCCAGCAGCGCCCGGACCCCGGCCCCTGA
- the rpmG gene encoding 50S ribosomal protein L33 — protein MAATDVRPKITLACVECKERNYITKKNRRNNPDRLEMKKHCPRCNSHTAHRETR, from the coding sequence GTGGCTGCCACCGACGTCCGCCCGAAGATCACGCTGGCCTGCGTGGAGTGCAAGGAGCGGAACTACATCACCAAGAAGAACCGGCGCAACAACCCGGACCGTCTTGAGATGAAGAAGCACTGCCCGCGCTGCAACTCGCACACGGCGCACCGCGAAACGCGCTGA
- a CDS encoding MaoC family dehydratase N-terminal domain-containing protein: MALDQSFVGRTYPPTAPYEVGREKIREFAEAVGDANPVYTDRDAAAALGHAEVIAPPTFVFAITFAAAGDVVRDPQLGLDYSRVVHGDQKFAYRRPVRAGDRLTVTSTIESIKSLAGNDVIDVRGEVHDEDGEHVVTAWTKLVARAAEEA, translated from the coding sequence ATGGCGCTCGACCAGTCGTTCGTCGGGCGGACCTATCCGCCCACCGCGCCGTACGAGGTGGGCCGGGAGAAGATCCGCGAGTTCGCCGAGGCCGTCGGTGACGCGAACCCGGTGTACACGGACCGGGACGCGGCCGCCGCGCTCGGTCACGCAGAGGTGATCGCCCCGCCCACCTTCGTCTTCGCCATCACCTTCGCGGCGGCGGGCGACGTGGTGCGGGACCCGCAGCTCGGGCTGGACTACAGCCGGGTGGTGCACGGGGACCAGAAGTTCGCCTACCGCCGCCCGGTGCGGGCGGGGGACCGGCTGACCGTCACCTCCACCATCGAGTCGATCAAGTCCCTTGCCGGGAACGACGTCATCGACGTCCGCGGCGAGGTGCACGACGAGGACGGCGAGCACGTCGTGACGGCCTGGACGAAGCTGGTGGCGCGCGCCGCCGAGGAGGCGTGA
- a CDS encoding MaoC family dehydratase → MAAKIAYADVEVGTELPPASFPVDRATLVRYAGASGDFNPIHWNEKFAVEVGLPDVIAHGMFTMAEAIRVVTDWVGDPGAVVEYGVRFTRPVVVPNDDKGAVIEVSGKVAALLDDNRVRVDLTATCAGQKVLGMSRAVVRLA, encoded by the coding sequence ATGGCAGCGAAGATCGCGTACGCGGACGTCGAGGTCGGCACCGAACTGCCCCCGGCGAGCTTCCCGGTGGACCGCGCCACGCTGGTGCGCTACGCGGGCGCCTCCGGCGACTTCAACCCGATCCACTGGAACGAGAAGTTCGCCGTCGAGGTCGGGCTGCCGGACGTCATCGCCCACGGCATGTTCACCATGGCCGAGGCGATCCGCGTGGTCACCGACTGGGTGGGCGACCCGGGTGCGGTCGTCGAGTACGGCGTGCGCTTCACCAGGCCCGTCGTCGTGCCGAACGACGACAAGGGCGCCGTGATCGAGGTCTCCGGCAAGGTCGCGGCACTCCTCGACGACAACCGGGTGCGGGTCGACCTCACGGCCACCTGCGCCGGCCAGAAGGTGCTGGGCATGTCCCGCGCGGTGGTCCGGCTCGCCTGA
- a CDS encoding TetR/AcrR family transcriptional regulator, translating into MVRMSAEERRESVVRAAVAEFARTGYHGTSTEAIARRVGVSQPYLFRLFPNKQAIFLAASTRCLADMRRVLDGAAEGLEGREALDAMATAYQRVISEDPDKLLMQMQTYVAVAAAEAAGDHDFGDQVRSAWLEMWDAVHLDLGADVDETTTFLAYGMLANVLVSMGFPPGHRMWEGFYLSARPAGPGGPAAPGARDPDAVGE; encoded by the coding sequence ATGGTCAGGATGAGCGCCGAGGAGCGCCGGGAGAGCGTCGTCCGCGCGGCGGTCGCCGAGTTCGCGCGTACCGGCTACCACGGGACGTCGACCGAGGCGATCGCCCGGAGGGTCGGCGTCTCCCAGCCGTACCTCTTCCGCCTCTTCCCCAACAAGCAGGCGATCTTCCTCGCCGCGTCCACCCGCTGCCTCGCCGACATGCGCCGGGTCCTCGACGGGGCCGCCGAGGGCCTGGAGGGGCGGGAGGCCCTCGACGCCATGGCGACCGCGTACCAGCGGGTGATCTCCGAGGACCCCGACAAGCTGCTGATGCAGATGCAGACCTACGTCGCCGTCGCGGCGGCCGAGGCGGCCGGCGACCACGACTTCGGCGACCAGGTGCGGAGCGCCTGGCTGGAGATGTGGGACGCGGTCCATCTCGACCTGGGGGCCGACGTCGACGAGACCACGACCTTCCTCGCGTACGGCATGCTCGCCAACGTCCTGGTCTCGATGGGCTTCCCCCCGGGGCACCGGATGTGGGAGGGCTTCTACCTCTCGGCCCGCCCCGCCGGCCCGGGCGGGCCGGCCGCCCCCGGTGCCCGGGACCCGGACGCCGTGGGGGAGTGA
- a CDS encoding DHA2 family efflux MFS transporter permease subunit — protein sequence MNPKQRPAPRTALWTVVVTSVAGFMAALDNLVVTTALPAIRADLGGTLEDLEWTVNAYTLSFAVLLMLGAALGDRFGRRRLFVAGLAVFTAASAAAALAPGIGALVAARAVQGIGAAVMMPLTLTLLTAAVPAARRGAALGAFGAITGVAVAGGPLIGGTLTEHIAWQWIFWLNVPVGMLLLPVARFRLAESRAPGARLDVPGTLLVSGGLFGIVYGLVNGGSHGWTSTRVLLALTAGTVLLAAFVLHGSTARSPMLPMRLFRGRAFLGINAASLLMFLGMFGSIFLLSQFLQTVAGYSPTEAGLRMLPWTGMPLLVAPLAGILSDRIGGRPVVAAGLALQAAGLGLFALVLEPGVSYAVQLPALILCGLGMALFFAPAASVVMGSVRPAEQGIASGANNALREVGGALGVAVLGAVFAARGGYESGRAFTDGTVPALWIGAAAVAVAAAAALLIPSARAPQGARPVASGAPVPDGAVGSVPHGRPARAAG from the coding sequence GTGAACCCGAAACAGCGTCCCGCCCCGCGCACGGCCCTGTGGACCGTCGTCGTCACCAGCGTCGCCGGATTCATGGCGGCTCTCGACAACCTCGTCGTCACCACCGCCCTCCCCGCCATCCGGGCCGACCTCGGCGGCACGCTGGAGGACCTGGAGTGGACGGTCAACGCCTACACGCTCAGCTTCGCCGTCCTGCTCATGCTCGGCGCCGCGCTCGGCGACCGGTTCGGACGCCGCCGCCTCTTTGTCGCCGGCCTCGCCGTCTTCACCGCAGCCTCCGCCGCGGCCGCCCTCGCACCCGGCATCGGCGCACTGGTCGCGGCGCGGGCCGTGCAGGGAATCGGCGCGGCGGTCATGATGCCGCTGACCCTCACCCTGCTCACCGCCGCCGTCCCCGCCGCCCGCCGCGGTGCCGCGCTCGGCGCCTTCGGCGCGATCACCGGCGTGGCCGTGGCCGGCGGGCCCCTGATCGGCGGCACGCTCACCGAGCACATCGCCTGGCAGTGGATCTTCTGGCTGAACGTGCCGGTGGGCATGCTGCTGCTGCCCGTCGCCCGCTTCCGGCTCGCCGAGTCCCGCGCCCCGGGCGCCCGGCTGGACGTCCCCGGCACCCTGCTCGTCAGCGGCGGCCTCTTCGGGATCGTCTACGGGCTGGTCAACGGCGGGAGCCACGGCTGGACCAGCACCCGCGTGCTGCTCGCCCTCACCGCCGGCACGGTCCTGCTGGCCGCCTTCGTCCTGCACGGGAGCACGGCCCGGAGCCCCATGCTCCCGATGCGGCTCTTCCGGGGCCGCGCCTTCCTCGGGATCAACGCCGCGAGCCTGCTGATGTTCCTCGGCATGTTCGGGTCGATCTTCCTGCTCAGCCAGTTCCTCCAGACGGTGGCCGGCTACTCGCCCACCGAGGCGGGGCTGCGGATGCTCCCGTGGACGGGGATGCCGCTGCTGGTCGCGCCGCTCGCCGGAATCCTCTCCGACCGGATCGGCGGCCGCCCCGTGGTCGCCGCCGGCCTGGCGCTCCAGGCCGCCGGGCTCGGCCTGTTCGCCCTGGTCCTGGAGCCCGGCGTGTCGTACGCGGTCCAGCTGCCGGCGCTGATCCTCTGCGGGCTCGGCATGGCGCTGTTCTTCGCCCCCGCGGCGAGCGTGGTCATGGGCAGCGTCCGCCCCGCCGAGCAGGGCATCGCGTCCGGGGCCAACAACGCCCTCCGCGAAGTCGGCGGGGCCCTGGGCGTCGCGGTCCTCGGAGCGGTCTTCGCGGCGCGCGGCGGGTACGAGTCGGGCCGGGCGTTCACCGACGGCACGGTCCCGGCGCTGTGGATCGGCGCGGCCGCGGTCGCCGTCGCCGCCGCGGCCGCGCTGCTGATCCCCTCCGCCCGTGCGCCGCAGGGCGCCCGGCCCGTGGCCTCCGGTGCCCCCGTGCCCGACGGCGCCGTCGGGTCCGTACCGCACGGGCGGCCGGCCCGAGCGGCCGGGTGA